tttttCGGTTTATCAGGTCCATCCTCCTCCTGTGGACCCCGTTATTATGCCTGATGGTAAGTAAGGTGCAGAAGGAACACCACGGTTTTTTTCTTTGAGGTGTTGTTGCAGATACACTTGTAACACACAGCTTTTTTTGTCTTTATCTAAGCTAAGCTGCATCTGTCGTACAATGAAAGTGTACTAAGCTTGTGTTCATATACAGCACTTGTTATCTAATCCTAAGGTTGTGGATTCAACTCCCACCATGGTCCAAGCATTTCTCTGTTCTTGAGCCGTTCATTTGCATAAGAAGGGCCAATGCTGAGATGGATATGCTAAATACTATAGTCAATTCTGCATCTGTGATAGCCTTTCTTCAGAAATAGTGTCAGTTTTATCTGTTGTACATGTTAGCTTGTGACCATGGTGTTTTGAATCAGTGTGGAGGGCCATTGCAATAACTATTGCAAAACCACTGAAAATCCTTAATCCAGAGAAAGCAGTGATTGCAAATAATTCAAAGAAAAGTTCTTCAGTTGACTCTTtgtctcttgtttttttttttaaccagggAGACCAAGAAAAGCAGGGCCACCACCTGAGCGGAAGTTGGAAGGAAGCATTGATGTTATAGGGGGAGAGGGTTCTAGAGGTAATTTTATGACGAGTTGCAAGTATGTGTCATTTTCCATTGAAAATATTGTTCAAACACACGgctgaatttgaatttgtttgttgCCATCCTCTTGGCGTCCCCAGCAATCCTTCATATGTTTCTCTGCATGTTCAAGGTTTCTGACaggttgtttttaatttctcaTTCACCTTTGCTTGTGCTCCAAGGCCTTCTCTACCCATTTCGGTAGTCTGGCTTGCGATATCACGCAACGCCCTCTATTAGCGTTGTGTGACATCCCAGAGACTACTGTTTTGACCGCATGCAGTGCTGACTgctgtgaaaaataaaaaactctTAATGGGTATTTCAAGAAAATGCTAGAAGAATTTCTGACGTGACCTGTTTTGGTTGCAGTTGAAAGTCGCAGGCGAAGAGAAGATGACGTAATGGCGCCAATGATGGGTGAGGGGATGAATTCCGAGGTAGGGCCACCACACCCTGGGATGATGAACAAGAAACAATTTCCACCAGGTGAGGAAAGTGTCCGCTTGTCTTCCCTAGTTTTTTGCTCGTTTTTAAGTGCAGGACacgaaaattttgttttttttttgtttgccccattttagaatttgaaatcgttgaaaatcTTAAAAAGTGCGTTTTCTCGCTTAAAATACGGACGTTTTCGCTCCTTAAAAGTACCATTTTAAGCtataatttatatttatattttgagCGTTAGAAaacacatgatttttttttagaaattttcATACACATACTAAACCAGCCACAAAAGAAACCACAATTTTCGTGTGGAGCAGACTTAAAATACTCTACTACTTGACCATCGCAGCTTTCTAAGGAACAAAGCGCAAACCGCGGAGACAACCACGGCAAACGTAATTGGAAGTTGTTTACTTGACGCTTCGTGTGCTTCAACATAATTTTTTCCTCAGAAGTGACCATTAAGTATTTTAACCGCAAAACGTTGgtctaatttttgtttgttcatttgctgttgttgtttgtttgtttgtttccctGAAGACCTGTATTCCGAGAAGAAAACATAAATAAACACGCTTTTGTTGTGTCCCATGGGTCGCGTTTAACGTTCTGTCTTCAACCAATCTCTGGTAGTttaatagaaacaaaaaaatattgaaaatgtcTGCAACCTTGTTTATTCCTCGACAGGTCCTCCTGGAGGTCCGCACGACATGCCCTCTGTGTCTGGTGCCCCTCCTTTCATTCCTCCGCGTGCTGAACCTCCGATGGGTCCCCCACCAAGACCACCCCATGGTATGCCCATGCATGTTCCACCCGGGGCCCCTATGCCCCCGGGGATGCCCCCGCCGTTTCGACCCATGGGCCCAGATGGAACTCATCGCCCCGAAGGTGCGCCGCCAGGGATGCCACCCCCAGGGATGCCCCCTATGCCCGGGATGGCAGGCCCGCCACCCCACGGATTTCCTCCAGAGATGGGAATGCCACCAGATGTGATGCCTCCGCCTTTTGATCCAGCAGGTGAGTTTGCTTCGGTCGTCAGGTACTAAAAGTTAACCTTcccatccaaaaaaaaaagtataaaacGTTAATTAGGTTTGACATAGTACGACGCTCGTCTTGTTTGagaatgaatgcaacttaaaggTTACGATTTGAAGCCATAGTAGCTGTTATGTAAGATTTTAAAACTTTATCAATTTTAACTAGGATTgatttgaacaatgatttatgaattgaCGATTCACACTTTAATATGATGACCCTTGATCAAATATTCCAGCGTTAGATCATGTTTCGCTTTTCCTCGTAGACTTTGTCCGTTTTCGTGAATTGTCTTTTTAGACAGGCGGTCAGTGTAAGCTCAAGGATATTGTTCCGAGGATATACATTTCAGAATAAAATATTATAGGGAAATCCTTGTGTTGGGTTTTATTAGTGAGCGTTCGCACTAGTGGCATAACACTATTTCGGATTGTCCACCTGGCTTCTTCTTGAACTGTAATGTACCAAATTTGAGTTAACTCGCCCCAAACTTACTATCGAACAAACGCCTCTTTTTGCAATTTGAGCACCCGAAAATTTTCTTTGTACGCCAAAGGATGATTTTGTTGAGCTTAACACTTTGCTTCGATTCCTTGTTCTTCTTACCAGGGCTGTTTCTACACATTCACACTCACATATTTCTCTCTGCTTTTCAATTGAAGCGTTTGCCGCTCGTGGTGGCATGGGCATGCGTGGTAGAGGCCGTGGTCGAATGCCAGTCCCAGGTCCCCAAGGGGTACCGGGAATGCCGCCAACTGGAGAATTCCCTCAGGGAATGGATGAAAGGTGAGAAATCGTGAATAATAAGCTCGTGCGACTTTGTTGAGGGGCGTCCACCTAAGAGCTAAGTTATTTTCCAGTCAAACGTCAGATTTGCATAGGAATGTcgttataatttattattataattaatgcatttttcTTCAGACATAAACATGCAAGCATTCAGTGCCCATAATACGCACATGCAAAGAGCTTATTACCCGGGCATATCATTACGCTTTCATGGAAAGCTGTTTCGTGCGTGTTGCAACTCAGCAGCTTAGCATAGACAAGTCATTGCCGACTGCGCACTCAGAGGGTCTTAAAACTTCAGCTCCGCTCGACAAAAGTTCTGGAAGGTGTGGCCGAGCGAACATGCGGGGCGCTGATCGAGAATAACTCGCTAGTGTTCAAAAGGGAAGGGCTAAAATCGTTCTCTGTTTTTTACGAATGATTATTTTGTGGGAGATTAGGCTGGAATTATGACTCGGTGCTGTTTCATAATCGGAGGAATTTGTCGATTCAATGtggaattttcttttcagagGGCATAGACCATTCGAAGAAGGCAACCCATTCTTTCCTGGAGGTAGGCTTCCATTATGATTCTAATACATGAACTATGTCAAGTTAATCCGCAATTATAGGATGAAAAGGAGACTCGTGCCCAGATCCCCCGTACGGGCCTCCCTCTCAAATGACATCGTGTTAATTCCTGATTATATTTATTCTCAATTTACTTTACGGTTTTATATTACAAATAACACGTTCGCCCAAACCGACTCTTACACGACGAACAAATCTTTTTGCGTCAATTGCTTGAACAAGTTGATTAAGGAGTTGTGGAACTTGAGAATTCAGATACAGTTTATGACTTTTCTCTTAAAGAACAAGCCAAATTAAAATACTGTATTGTATTTTGGTTCCCCTGCTGAGGAATTGGAGACAAAAGTATTTTGTCTCACGGACTCCCGCCGATCTCTGATCCTATACGTTGGTGATAAATTGACTTATTAGTTTTTGAGCGGATGAATGTTATCGCGAAAATAAAGTTATCTTTTGTAGTCTAGATCGATAAATAAAAGTAATGATAtagtttattaaaaaaaagatttgagATCAAATATTGAAACTGTTTGGTCAGAATGACAACTGCCCCATCTCGTTTTAGAAGAGTCGAATGTCTCAAGGTGAATCGTTTTGagttttgtcaaaattttaCTCGGGCAACCAACACTTTATTATAGTGGAGGACGGCAATTTTTGTCCTTAATTGTATTTTTCGGTTATGCGCATGCGCAAAGTGAAGGCAAAGTTTATGAAAGTGAGCTTTAATAATCTCCGGTGGAACTTGCCTCTCAAATTTTGGGCGACATTATCGCGGGAcaagttaaaagaaaacaacaaacaacttgaaaaaggtGGACTTTAAATGCTTAGGAATTGCTTTCCGTTTGATTTACTTGATTTACTTTTATCAGTTCATGATTTTTTCAATCAGATTTTGTCTCAAAGCACTGCAATTtcgatttgaaaaaaaaattgggccTCTCGTCGTGGACAATGCTTTAGTGGCTGTAGTGTTCAAAATTGCGTTTCACGGTTTCATTTCAATCTCTGAGAAAAACAATCCTGTTAAATACTAGGAAGAGAAGTATTTTGCGTGCCTTAATTGGGTATGTGACAAGTTTGTTTTGCCGTTTATATGTTATTTGTTTTCACAACGAACCAGCCAACGGTACAAATTCAGAATGCGATTCATTTTCGTTTTCAAGTGCTATTGTTGCAACCGCCGTGGTTGTCATTAGTAATGGTTTGAAGTATTATTTGATTTTATCATAGATTTATGTCACACATAATCGTCAAAAATGTTCTTATCTGCTTTtcccaaaatttttttcgtaaTTAAGTATCAGGGTACTGTTTTTTTTCATACCACCAACTCTTTTTGCGTGCAAAGCGAAGTGAAATGGCATAAGCTAAGGCGAAAAACAAGTTCTAATACTGAGACCTCCAGCTAAGAGGAAATACCGTCTAAATCAAACAAGTTTATTATATTTAGTCTTTGTTCCAGACTAAATAAAAATCGTTTCGACCGTTATCGATTAATTTGTGTGGACTGATTTTCAACTTTAATCGAAACAAGGAAAAGATATTAATGACATACTCAAGGTAAAAGAAATATATTTGATTACAAGGGACATTaagtttcaagaaaattctttcaaataGGGTTTTCTaggtataatttatttttgttaataCCGTTTCCCTGCATTATACATTTCAGGCaactcgtaaaaaaaaaatgcgggATATTGATATCTACCGTTTGTGCTtggtatgattttttttttaacccagaCTACGTATTGGACTTTTTCTTATGTATTGGTTTAAATTACGAAAGAGCTTAAACGACAACATTTCAAAACTGTGTTTTTTTCGTgatttagttaaaaaaaatgcgaACAAGTTAGTTATGAAATACGAAGTGGAGTTAAAGTATAGTAAAGTAAAGTATAAGTATAttcctttttcttcatttctttctttaagtCTCACCTGTTTTTGTCTCTTGGTTAATTCCTTTAGTTTCCTTTCAACAAATAAGCCTGAAGTCTAGCATTTTGTCTGCTCTCAACAAACGCTCTTAAACAAGTTTTAACATCCTTCAGCTATGGTTTTGATCGAATAGCACTCTTCCAGTACTAAAGACGTGGTTGCATTGTAATGTTTCATGCAACCTGTCTTAGAATTTCGGGACTACTTTGTAACAGGAAAGGTTTCACGAGGCTTGGTTTAATTAGCACGAAAATGTAGCAGCTAAAATTTCCGTCGGCTAAATTTGAACGCTAACCACAAAATAAGTATCATCTGGcatttttgaaatgaaaaatgagaaaattaaAGATACGAGTTTATttaaagtttcaattttcagcaaaaatTTTCTTCTTCTAACAAAATTTGCAGGTCATGTGTCTTGTCATTTTGCTCGCGGTTCATCTCGTTGAAACAACacgaaatgaaagaaagtttgattTTCAAGGTGATAGACTTCAGACcacatgaaataatttttctcgCAAACTTGACGGGTTATCTGGTATGAATTTTAGCGTACTTTGCATGTAAGATTGTATCTCAATCTGAAAACCTTGCGGCTCCCACTTTAAAGACAATTACGTAATCTCTTCAGGGTCAACTTTTTTCTTCCCCTGGTGTTTATCACTTCCATAAGGGTCGGCGCCAGAAGTACCTCAACATTTTCAGTGTgtgtttttctctcttttgttatttattatatttttttatggaTTTTAACGTAACGAATAAATTGAATACATATCAATATGTAATTTAACAAAGATAAGATACAACGAACCAATTAAAAATTACTTCAACTGTTCTAGACTTCGTAAAGCGTAAAACCGCATCGAATTATGCAAGTTGTCAACACATTTTGCTTGCCAAGAAATCTttctaaaaatttttttttttctggccaatcacTTTTCATTTTCCGCCGGCACTATGAagaatcaataaaaaaaatatttaaaccgAAAACAGCTGTGATTGACAGAATTGTTGTCGTTATTTTCTGATGCAATGGTATTTTATTCACTGTCATTGCATATCAACTTTTTCAAACCTTTGCTTCCCTTTGTGAGGTGTTCGTATAAGACATTCCTTTTCTAAGTGGTTTGAGTTTCAAGTGAATATGTTTGGATTTTTCGAGGAGGCTTTTCATTTTACAAAGCTATAAGTTATTCAAATTCTAGAGGATCAAATTTTGTAAGCCCGAAGCGTTTCTCTGGAAAGATTACGAATCTGGGGGCAATATGTGATTCATTAGACTTTCCAAGATAACCATTTCTCGCGGCAAGTTCAGAGAATTCAGTTTTTTCTGTTCCAAGTTGTTCTCAAAAAGTacgacttgtttgtttttcgaaaaacattCACCTCCCCATTAATTGGAAATCATTCAATCGATTGTAAAGATGTTTTTGTCTGGGTTTATCCAATAATTCTCCAATTCCTTAGCTTTGaatatttgttttgttcataATTTATCGTGTGTACTTCATATGTTGACATGAATAATGGTTAGAACATCTTCATCCAGAGAGCGTTTTTTCGTCCAAGGATAAAACCCTTACGGATTCACTTGACGACACCCGGGCCCTAGGGAGATCATATTTGGCCACTCTTGGCCTCAAATCACCGAATGCTAAATTATCCACAGACAAATCAAATCTGCCGCTAATGTTACCAGTTGGTATTAGCGAAATTCcaagaatttaaaatttaaatatcGGTTGCGTTCATCGATTCTAGTTTTTGGTCCTGACTTTGATAACGCCTTATCATTGAAATGACAAGCCTGGAAGGTGTCTTTTTCAAGAGAACAAAGTGCTTTCCAGTCGTCACTGGAGGAACTATAACGTGAACACTCATCGCTGTATACGTCATAGCGGTTTGTAAGAGATATTTTTGAAGTCTCATCTGTCAAAAGTAATAACTACTCTCATGGATGCGACTGGTCTGGTGTAAGAAGGAAGCATTCGACTTGTCCCAGTTTAATTGAGAAGTCGCTCAGTTGATTTGCCACTCGCTGACCATAAAACGAGACTGTGGAATCCATGTTTTGGGGCAAAACGGACGTGCGAAGGAGAAGTGCAAAAGTACAACAGAAAAAAACCTTACTGTGCAGTCagatttgtttgttgtttttgctggtgATTTCTTAAACCTTGAAGTTCCTGTGAAGACGTTAGCCTCATTCATCTGTTCTTGAAAACCTTCATGTTGCAGTCATTACGTGAATTTTAGGTTTTATTGAGCGAAAACGTTTGGTCATTTGCGTGTTTTGAAAGGCTCCGAGGTCTAAAGAGTCTCGGCCACACATTTGATTTTTGGAGCATAATATAAAACCGATTTTGAAAAAAGCTCTTATAGTGACGGTCGTGTCCCTGAGGATATCCTCTACATCGAGAACCGAGATATAAACAATTTCTACTCACCATGAATTCAACTTTGCCGCAAGGAAATGCAAGTGGCTTGGTTGATAAACAGTTCCACTTCTACCTGGAACCTTTCCCTGCCCAGCTCATACGTTTTATCCTAAACGCAGTCATCTTCTTGGTAGGCGTTGTGGGAAATGGGTTGGTCTGCCTGGTCATTATCAAGGAAAAGCTTCTTCGTTCTCTTGCCTATTGCTTCATCTTAAACCTCGCGGTAAGCGACCTCGGTGTTATTCTATTCAGTCTTCCCTTCGCAGTTTTCCGGACGGAAGACATTCGTTGGCCGCTCGGAGAGTTCGGCTGCAGGGTGCTGTACCCGCTGAGTGATATCTTCCCCGGGGTTTCTATAGCAAGTATCACTGCCATTGCCTTATTTCGTTACCGTGGGATTATCTCCGGCCGGAGTGCAAGCCAAAGAAACTCGATGAAGACAGCAAAGATTTTTATCCTTTTTATATGGCTTATCTGCTTTCTTCTGTTTGTTCTTCCATTGTTCTTTGTTATGGCTTACGAAGAACACGCCGACCAAGTCAACTGTTTCCCGGTGTTTCCCAGCAAGTTGTATTACAAGTTGTACCAAGCAGAAACTTTCCTCCTAACATATTTTATCCCGCTGGTCATCATCCTTTTTACGTACTTCCGAATTCGCGTTCGTCTGCACGAAAGCATTGCGCTGCACACGGAAATACAACGAGAGTCTTGCAGATCAGCAGCCACCGATTCGACGAGGCCGCGATGTGAAAGCGAGCGAAACAACAGGGCCCTGAAAGTTCTCGCCCCAGTTGTGGCGGTATTTGCTGTCACCATGTTACCATACAATGTTTTCCGAGTAATCGACGTATTTTGGGACACTTCAAACTTCAAGTACCTGCTTCTGTTCTTTAAGATTTGCGTTTTTTGCTTCGTTTGCAACAGTTCAGCAAATCCGTTGATATATGCGCTATTCAGCGAAGAATTTCGCAAGGCTTTCAAATGGTACCTAAAGCACTGCTCTGCATCGAAGAATCGACCCAGGCTCTTTTCTTTGTCCGAAAGAATCACCATGTTTCGACGCGGAAGGTCTTTCCTTACATGTTCAAGCCGGCGACAAGACGGAGCCAGCTCTTCGAACTCCGACATTTTCGTCTAGTTTTCCAGGCACTCTATTTCTGTCATTTATTTACATTGTTGGACGGTCATACTGTAAAGGATTCCTCTTAAAACGAGAGGCGAAACTTAAATGATAATTATGCATTTTTTGTGCTATTCATTTGAACTGCTGAGGTGGAATGGGAGCTTAAACAGCAGTGCTTTCTTTATATACCATCCTGTTTGCCCTTTTCTGTGGTAAAAATTACTGAAAACATTCATGGAATTGaccttttaaaaaatgaaggTTTTGATTTTGTTAAATctagaactgaaaaaaaaaacttttcaggGTTTTTACTGCTAATTGGTCATTTTGCCTTTCTGCCATGATTGACATTCAACCTTCCATTAATTGATGTTGTTATAAAATTCCACCGACGAGTGAGCGTTTGCCAAAACAAATTAGATTTGATTTTTATCTTGGCGATCAATTTTACCAGTAGCTTTGCACTCAAACCTAATGACAAAGAAAATGTTAAGAAAAACAGCGCAATTTATAATATAGATTTCAAAGATAACTAAGCGCAACAACTGATAAacgtatttttattttcaaggaaaACAAGGCCACGTCGTTTTAATGGCAAAATATCTGCAGGCTTTTTCAGTTGCGATGATTGTATCTtactttttcctgttttcttcgGTACTGCACTGTTTTAATCTCGTATCCGTTTCTTGTGTTATTATACCAAACTCGCCGCTTCCAGGGGTAGTTGCAAGAGGGAGGTAAGCTTCTTCCTTTTGAATtgcactcaacaaaattactctgCTCCTT
This genomic stretch from Acropora muricata isolate sample 2 chromosome 5, ASM3666990v1, whole genome shotgun sequence harbors:
- the LOC136917719 gene encoding galanin receptor type 1-like — translated: MNSTLPQGNASGLVDKQFHFYLEPFPAQLIRFILNAVIFLVGVVGNGLVCLVIIKEKLLRSLAYCFILNLAVSDLGVILFSLPFAVFRTEDIRWPLGEFGCRVLYPLSDIFPGVSIASITAIALFRYRGIISGRSASQRNSMKTAKIFILFIWLICFLLFVLPLFFVMAYEEHADQVNCFPVFPSKLYYKLYQAETFLLTYFIPLVIILFTYFRIRVRLHESIALHTEIQRESCRSAATDSTRPRCESERNNRALKVLAPVVAVFAVTMLPYNVFRVIDVFWDTSNFKYLLLFFKICVFCFVCNSSANPLIYALFSEEFRKAFKWYLKHCSASKNRPRLFSLSERITMFRRGRSFLTCSSRRQDGASSSNSDIFV